Genomic window (Neoarius graeffei isolate fNeoGra1 chromosome 13, fNeoGra1.pri, whole genome shotgun sequence):
aaatggcaaactcactatatagtccactatatagtccactatatcgtgagtagggagtgatttcgggcgCAGGGATGTtgtagttgacttgctgactttagggctgcagttgacttgctgactttagggctgcagttgacttgctgactttgggactgcagttgtgaatggttttgcgctcgggtttccgtcggtggggggtttatagcatcaatgaagctgactttatgttaggactgttaatgttatagtcatgttgtctgttgttgctcaaatgaggatgggttcccttttgagtctggttcctctcgaggtttctttctcatgtcgtctgagggagtttttccttgccaccgtcgccacaggcgtgctcattggggatagattagggattaaattagctcatattttaagtcgttcaaattctgtaaagctgctttgcgacaatgtttattgttaaacgcgctatacaaataaacttgacgtgaCTTGACTTGTTAGGGAAGTCTGTCATTTAAACTATCTTTGCCTATtttaactcaaaaaaaaaagtcacagttgTACTGGTTCTCTCCTACTGTGTGATAAGTcattctgattaaaaaaaaattgctggcCTTCTGAAAGTTATTTTGAGTTTCTTATATTTGTGGCTTATTCACTTCAGAAGAGGAAAAACAGCAAAAAAAGTGAAGCTCATCATGGAAAACGAATGTCTCTGGGTTAACTTTTCCTCAGGCATTTCCTAATTTCATTCCTTGGCTTTCCCTTGTCCCTGCTCTGCAGCGTTAACTTCAGTGGCAGCTCAGTCAATACAAGCCACATTCATCAATCTCAGGAAAGGCCAGAGAGGCATGGCTGAGATCTGCCCTGCACGTTAATCTTCTGtagctctttttttttccatgttgtCACACACTCGGCTCATGTCCAAGAAAACTGAGCACGTGTGTTCACACAAACCAACAGTTTCTAGTCAGATCTCTGTATCACTTAATGGACTATTTTGACTCTCCTTTGCTTTCCTCCACACAGTTTCCAATGATGCTGTATGGATGGTACGAGTGTGTGTATTTCAGAGAGGATTAAAAAAGAGCTAAAAATGTTGAACATTGCTTCAAacagtttagaaaaaaaaaatactgtccaCTTTTGGGACCAAACCTCAGGTGAGCCAAACATCGTAGATGATAGATAGAGCTAAACACCACACGACTTCTCACATTTAAAGTCCACAGTAATTTGATTCCATATGTTCATGCATCCTAACTGATTCATaacagggggaagccatggcctaatggttagagaagcagctgtgggaccaaaaggttgctggtttgattccctggatcagcaggaatggctgaagtgcccttgagcaaggcacctaacacccaactgctcctcaagctgctctgggtatgttggtctggataagagcgtctgctaaatgcctgtaatgcaatATAACAGTCAGTAGTGTTTCTTCGGTCAGATCTAAAGAAACTTGACAGTAGCTTAGCCAACTAGCTAGATTAGCAAAGAGATGAAGGAAAGCCTTTTTGGAGGATTTCTCAGCTCTGCCTTCACCCATCCCTGTTCACTTTCTCCAGTATGATATCCTAGCCAAGCTATTTGAGCTGAGGTCAATCATCAATTCAGATGGTGACAGAGAGCTGGAGAGGCATCTGACAGGTCTGAATGTCAGATCATATATATTACTTTTAGTCATAGAGACTCCTTGACAGGGCATACAGGTGGAACAGCATTCTTGATCAGTTAGAGGAAGCAACAGTCCAGCAGTAAACAGCCACAAGTTGGTAAAACACTCCTGAAAAAAAGTTTCACTTTCTTTGAAAAGCCTATACACCAGCTATTTTTTTTCTTAACAAGCAAAATGGGAATcatgacaaaaaaataaaaaataaaataaaaaatgcaccAATGAACCATGTTTCCTGCTGACGAGCTGCTCCTGTAGAGCAAGACCCACCTCCACTTTCTAAAGAGCATTTAATTGGACAACCACAAGACTATTACTGGATGAACTatcaaaaaaaattgtgaagtcATTTTCCTTGAGAGAATCAGTGCAATCCAATTATCAGGTGACCAGACAGATGAAGCTGGATGTAATTCATCCTTCCAGACCTCACTGTGCTCCACTGATTACACACATGTTGCAGTGTATGTAAGGTTTCTTTGCATTAGGTTAGAGAGAGAAGGCAGGAGAGATAAGGACAGGACATATGAAGGCAGCGAAAAAGAAAAATGATACATACCGGTAATAGAGTGGCGGCTCCAATTTTCGACACCTaaacaatcttttggccattgcaaaagtagaaaagactttcaatacataaattgtgtatgaataattactcaaacttccactggaaaaaaaatttgttgattcttgattacttagtgtatcagatcacgtgacaccgttccacaagtattgacacctttgtccacagttatcgacacccagatgattatttataaaaaaaaataattggtatgtggtattaagttaacaaagcagttcttatttaaaatttgttttacatagacttatatttagtacaaaatatattttatataaatgggtcattccatgccaaatcaacaaatatctgacaaatttatgctcgaccagctcagatttcaatgaaatttggagggctcagagatactattaaaagaagttaatccccaaaatttgagcttcctatctccaacggtttcagagatacaggcatttgaattgttcgatttttttgcattttgctcaaaacatacatatttcaaagtgtaatataatctttattatgcaagatagaaacctaaaattttgcacagagagactcaatgtcttgtactacaagcttcaacttagagtttcaatggtcattgtatattagatggtgattttaacaaggaaattaaaaagacaaatttgcattttttgcatttttaattcattctggaagcttgcctgtggcagtaatgcttaaactaagaatgttattcaaatctacacagatatatctaccaatttcagttttaccaagtctccactattcctagtatgtctgtaatagggttttgaaattcgccaatttctaaaacatgccattttcagtagcaagaaatgcaatgtgggatagcagttaagaacttgtacattttttcagtaatccccaagatccatattttatatttccaaatttttgttctgtgtctctcaagtatttttaaactacaggggtttaaaaaaatccattttcaccaaattcgaatttttgatatattttcatataactgatatttgagggttaataaatgcttcaataaggctcaagtaggttaggagacatgtttcttcctcaattttaaataaaatttcaattaatgctcagtattaattatttgtaaattgattttaatctaagactgtgtaacattagcaatcaatgaccagctattgtgtaccagtcaacagccagccttatcaatattaacacagcacaataggtgacctttgataccagaacaggtgactcatatcttatagttttagtctgtaaactgcatacttgttcagataacattatattgcttggattatattaaatacattgtaatacagagcactgagaaaatttaccaatgttattaactgaatgtgtttctttgcaaggattgaatattttgaatagttgactagggaatttaattgtagttgctttcaatttgagatcagtataaatgagtttgttcttagacatctagaaatggctgaacttcctccctgttctataggaattggactaaagaaagattctgactgccataaactaacatacaacagaaattgtaagttaaatacactctctcagcaaccattggtgataggaagctcaagttttggggattaacttcttttaatagtatctctgagccctccaaatttcattgaaatctgagatggtcgagcataacctcttgttgatttggcatggaatgacccaaataTATCAATGTCGAtgtttaggagacatgtttcttcctcaattttaaataaaatttcaattaatgctcaacattacttcaacaatgttacacaaagatcaatccataacagttgtaaatgtcccttaattccacagggtgtcgataatggtagaCACcgatgaaagtgatcactattatcgacacctcacgtgacttctcaaacgcgcgtttagatacaaaatggtgatagtcaaatgaaagagtaagaaagaaagtaggttttgacaaggagatcatgaaatatctgtgaatttgatcagtaaaaacatgtccatgatctttccaccatgcttacctgcgatgataacatctgggttttcctcaaattgctgatcgtgctgaaaaaaattccatctcaggtaatgagctgcgtcatcagacgacaagatcaaagggcgaggtggGTTTTCCGGTTGATTaagtaaccaataataactgttgtaactgaaactcacctttgtaaaattgttttttattagtaagtctgaaaaggtgtcgatagttatggactgtcgataattgtaaccACCGCTCTAGTATGTGTAATTAATGTAGTAGTCTAATCTTGTCAGTTAAAAAATACAAACACTTTGACAATCAACAAATTTAAATAGAATGGAATCAGTGCGGCTCATGATACGTGGGTCATTGGCAATGTTGTGTAACCATATCTTATTACTAGTGTGAATGTGAGATTTTAGTCCCCCATGTCTCATTATTTGTCACTCTTGCTATCCCCTGCTTCTTATAAAATTGGTTTTGACACTCCACTGGTCCACGAGAGCTCCAACTGCCCTACTACTGGCAAATAATCACTAGCTGGGAACTCAGATGGGACTTCAGCACATCCATTACATTGAGATCTCATCTCAACTGGACATGTCCACCCCCTCCTTcctccaaccccacccccaacaccgCAATCCCCTTTCTCACACCCTTCAGCTAATAGAAATTCTGCTGTGTATGATTCATCACTGCTGACCTGACCGACTGAACAGCGTCCCTCGAGATCCATGTCTGCTATTATATACTTCAGACTTCAGGAGAAAAGACATGGAAATCGCTCAGGGATTATATAAATGAAATGATGGCTGCCAGAGATGTTTAGCAAATGAACACATGGACAATACTGCAGAAGCAATGTATCACAGATGTGGAATTACAATATGACATTGTATATGACAAACAACTGCAGCTACATTCTTTCAATCTCTATGCTAATAAAAATTAATGAAGTGTAAAAAGATCAGCAAGTCATTTGAGTAAGTGAGTAAGATTGAAGTAAACCATTTTCCCCTGTGTTGTTCTGCATGAAATAGACAGATGTACTGCCAAAACAGATCAGAGCAACTAATAGCAGTGCTATTTCCACTCTGACAAATTATTCTTTAGAGTATTAAACTAATTACTCATCCTCCTTCCTTAAATTTTCACACCTTTTGTGGCACTCAATTCTGGAACTAATATCTACTTAATTGAGATCAGGAATCTAAACAAAATAGCCCCTAATAATGAAATAGCAGTGacagcccagacctcagtccagttgaaaatctgtggcaagacttgttgAAGAAAATTTCGTCTCTATTCAGTATGAAAGCTCTGGAGAAATTTTGCCACAAAGAAGCAAAGAATATCAGGATACAGATGTGCAAAGATGCTAGGGACATATCCTAGAAGTCTTGCAGCTGATATAGCAGGAAGCTAGGGTTAGGCAATTCGGGTTCTACCAAGCATTGACCCAgagatgaatacttatgcacccaacaaatgtatttttttgtaatattttgcacattcaaTTCTTGGATatattgtataaatcaaatggtaaaATCATAACTAAGTcctaagatgaatgaatgaatgaatgaatgaacaacctgaaattgaaatatttcaggttgttcattcattcattcatcttcagcagCCATCCTGGTCAGGCTCAAGTTTGATCTCgggcctatcctgggaacactggtcaCAAGGTGTTGGAATtcacctggatgggatgccagtccatttcagggcaccatatacacacatatgcacagcTATGGGCAGTTTAGTATAGCCAATCCACCTAGCTGCATCCTGTATGTTTTTGGAATATGTAAGGAAACTAGTGAACCCAGATaagaacggggagaacatgtgaaaaacTGCACCGTCAGTAACCTAACCTCAAGGTAGAACTGGGGACCCTGGAGTTGTGAGGCGGCAACACTATCTGCTGCGCCACCATTCTAGCTGGTAACACAAAATGTGCAAaagttcaagggggtgaatacttatgcaggaTGATGTATAACATTAATAGtttgttacagataatggatggatggatttgtatGAATTGGTTGTGTTTGTATAAAAATTATCTGAAGAGATGTTCACTGTGAATCAGGTCTTCATGTTCACCTTATTTCCCATTTGTCAAGGAATTGATATACTTTCTACTTGACTTTTTCAAGAATTGCTATAAATAGTTGTTTTAGAGTTATAGCGACACATCACTGTCTCAATGGTCAAGAGACCCACCATGAATTGGTTAAAAACGAGAGATGAAAAGAGCAAAAGAATTACCACGCTTCTAGATACTTCACTGTTGGACTTATTGATGGTAGAAGCAGATGAGGGGCAGGAAGAGTTAAGATAAATGATGCTGAGACATTGGGCTGGGAGCCCAGCTCTGatcattactctctctctctctctctctctgtgtgatgtAAACAGACCagaaggagaggaggaggagagaaaggAGGGGCGAGCGAGTGAGCGAGCTTCGGAGCAGACCAGCTGAGCCTCATTGCTCTCAGTCTCTCTTCGATGTGTGACAAAACGGCTTTCCTTACTCTTGCTCTCAGGCACTCAgtacacaacaaacacacactcgcTTGTTTGCCTTCAGAGGGGCACCGAGCCCCTCAGACAAATTGGGACCATGCTACCCTGGAAGAGGAGCAAGTTTATGCTGGTGGAGGATGATTCCAAGAGCAAAGCAAAGAGCCTGAGCGCTGGACTCACCTACCACTCACTGTTGTCCTCACTGCTGAGGTCGTGCCCTGACCTGGTGCCCGAGTGCCCCTTCCACTGGCTCGCCGGGGTTTTCCACAGCAAGCGCCAGAAAGTGGAGCTAAACAAGGAAGAGCCCATATACAGCGTCCGCTACCTGGGAAGTGTAGTGACTGTCGTGGCCAAGGGTGAGGGCTGCACGCATGATGCTGTCGCCAAGATCTGGGCATCCAGCAACTACGGTGAGCAGAGCATCAAGATGAAGCTGAGTGTAGGGCCACACGGCATACGCATGGGTTGCCGCAGGAAACCCCCACACCTCTACACTCTTAACCGGATCACCTACTGCACAACAGACCCCTACCGGCCCAAGATCTTGGCCTGGATCTACCGGCACCAGGTCAAGCACAAGGCAGTGGTTCTGCGTTGCCATGCTGTGCTTTTGGCCAAGGCGGACAAGGCTCATGCTATTGCTCTTAGTCTGTACCAGAACTCTATTTCAGCCTTCAGTGAGTTTAAGAGGCTCAAACGCCAGAGTGATTTCCGTCATCGCAA
Coding sequences:
- the fam43b gene encoding protein FAM43B, whose amino-acid sequence is MLPWKRSKFMLVEDDSKSKAKSLSAGLTYHSLLSSLLRSCPDLVPECPFHWLAGVFHSKRQKVELNKEEPIYSVRYLGSVVTVVAKGEGCTHDAVAKIWASSNYGEQSIKMKLSVGPHGIRMGCRRKPPHLYTLNRITYCTTDPYRPKILAWIYRHQVKHKAVVLRCHAVLLAKADKAHAIALSLYQNSISAFSEFKRLKRQSDFRHRKQELLGEDIMPLMPLRKLLNGQCHYQPPVDRPGNSNRLFSITEEDEEEEEEVEEQADNNEDKASNTDLPNPGPEEPPERELGYIVHGLDGVSITIRDEVHMTLSTLV